CTGTACTCTCCCACGCCGTACGCTTTCGCGGGGACGTCGGTGCAGGAGCTGAGCTCGGACCAGTGCAGCGTGCGCCTCATCAGCCTGCTGTACCAGTGCGCCTCCGAGGTGGCCGCCGGCGAGTTCGACCGCGCTAACCTCTGCCTGGAGCATATCATGCAGCTCGCGTCGCTGGACGCGCCTCACACGCTGCAGCGCCTCGCCGCCGTCTTTGCGGACGCGCTGGCCTGCAAGCTGCTGAAGCTCCTGCCGGGCCTCTCGCGGGCGCTCCTCTCGTCTTCGAGCTCCGACGACGCCCACCTCGTCCCGGCCGCGCGCCGCCACATGTTCGACATGCTCCCGTTCCTGAAGCTCGCGTACCTGACCACCAACCACGCCATCATCGAGGCCATGGAGGGCGAGCGGTTCGTCCACGTCGTCGACCTCTCCGGCCCTGCTGCCAACCCCGCGCAGTGGATCGCGCTGTTCCACGCATTCCGTGGCCGGCGCGACGGCACGCCGAATCTCCGCATCACCGCCGTCCACGAGAGCAAGGAGTTCCTCGCTGGCATGTCCGCGGTGCTCGTCAGGGAGGCCGAGGCGTTCGACATCCCGTTCCAGTTCAACGCCGTCGAGGCGAGGCTCGAGGACATGGACTTGGACGCGCTCCGGCACAACCTCCGCGTCAGGTCCGGCGAGGCGCTCGCGGTGAGCGTAGCGCTGCAGCTGCACCGCCTCCTCGCGGCCGACGACACCGGAGGCAGGCGGCAGGGCGGCCTCACCCCGCTCCAGATCGTCGCGCGGTCCAGCCCGAGCAGCTTCGGGGAGCTCCTGGAGCGGGAACTGAACACGCGGCTACAGCTGAGCCCCGACGCGTCCGCGTTCTCCTCCATGTCGCCGCAGTCCCCGATAGGCGGCCACTTCCCCGCCGGAGGGCAGCAGAGGCCCAAGATCGGGTCCTTCCTGTCGGCGGTGAAGGCGCTGTCTCCCAAGATCATGGTGGTGACGGAGCAGGAGGCGAACCACAACGGGGCGGCGTTCCACGAGAGGTTCGACGAGGCGCTCAACTACTATGCGTCGCTGTTCGACTGCCTGgagcgcgcggcggcggcgcagcggggcagcgcggcggcggagcgggcgcggGTGGAGCGGTCGGTGCTGGGGGAGGA
Above is a window of Triticum dicoccoides isolate Atlit2015 ecotype Zavitan chromosome 5B, WEW_v2.0, whole genome shotgun sequence DNA encoding:
- the LOC119305386 gene encoding scarecrow-like protein 3, whose product is MNSRPRHCCCFEPDNGVEQCPWLDSLDNLNYSLQGVEPRTWGGIASIMFQQQQQPQRQQQQEDVMSSATSSPASTLYSPTPYAFAGTSVQELSSDQCSVRLISLLYQCASEVAAGEFDRANLCLEHIMQLASLDAPHTLQRLAAVFADALACKLLKLLPGLSRALLSSSSSDDAHLVPAARRHMFDMLPFLKLAYLTTNHAIIEAMEGERFVHVVDLSGPAANPAQWIALFHAFRGRRDGTPNLRITAVHESKEFLAGMSAVLVREAEAFDIPFQFNAVEARLEDMDLDALRHNLRVRSGEALAVSVALQLHRLLAADDTGGRRQGGLTPLQIVARSSPSSFGELLERELNTRLQLSPDASAFSSMSPQSPIGGHFPAGGQQRPKIGSFLSAVKALSPKIMVVTEQEANHNGAAFHERFDEALNYYASLFDCLERAAAAQRGSAAAERARVERSVLGEEIRSIVACEGGERKERHERARQWAGRMEAAGMERVGLSYSGAMEARKLLQRSGWGGYEVRHDAEGHCFFLCWHKKPLYAVTAWRPAGYHHSGGARSR